In one Vicugna pacos chromosome 22, VicPac4, whole genome shotgun sequence genomic region, the following are encoded:
- the SHD gene encoding SH2 domain-containing adapter protein D, translating to MAKWLRDYLSFGGRRPPPQPPTPDYTESDILRAYREQKDLDFEDPYEDADSRLELDATGPVDSKGPGDAKYDSPKHRLIKVEAADLARAKVLLGGPREESEVDTEYSDPFDAQPHPPPADDGYMEPYDAQRVMSELPGRGVQLYDTPYEEQDQEPGDGPPSGQKPRQSRLPQEDERPADEYDQPWEWKKDHISKAFAVQFDSPEWERTSGSAKELRRPPPRSPQPAERVDLALPLEKQPWFHGPLSRADAENLLSLCKEGSYLVRLSETSPQDCSLSLRSSQGFLHLKFARTRENQLVLGQHSGPFASVPELVLHYSSRPLPVQGAEHLALLYPVVSQTP from the exons ATGGCCAAGTGGCTACGAGACTACCTGAGCTTTGGCGGTCGGAGGCCCCCTCCGCAGCCGCCCACCCCCGACTACACGGAGAGCGACATCCTGCGGGCCTATCGGGAACAGAAGGATCTGGACTTTGAGGACCCCTATGAGGACGCCGACAGCCGCCTGGAGCTCGACGCCACGGGGCCCGTGGACTCCAAGGGCCCTGGGGACGCCAAGTACGACTCTCCGAAGCACCGGCTCATCAAGGTGGAGGCAGCCGACTTGGCCAGAGCAAAGGTTTTGCTGGGCGGGCCCAGGGAAGAG tCCGAAGTCGACACTGAGTACTCAGACCCCTTTGATGCCCAGCCTCATCCCCCACCCGCGGATGATGGCTACATGGAGCCCTACGATGCCCAGCGAGTCatgagtg AACTGCCAGGCAGAGGGGTGCAGCTGTATGACACTCCCTATGAGGAGCAGGACCAAGAGCCGGGAGATGGGCCTCCTTCAGGGCAGAAACCTCGACAGAGTCGGCTGCCCCAGGAGGATGAACGGCCAGCGGATGAGTATgaccagccctgggagtggaAGAAAGACCACATCTCCAAGGCATTTGCAG TGCAGTTTGACAGTCCGGAGTGGGAAAGAACCTCAGGCTCAGCCAAGGAGCTCCGGAGACCCCCGCCCAGAAGCCCCCAGCCCGCAGAGCGTGTGgacctggccctgcccctggAAAAACAGCC GTGGTTTCACGGCCCGCTGAGCCGGGCAGATGCGGAGAACCTCCTGTCGCTCTGCAAGGAAGGCAGCTACCTCGTGCGGCTCAGCGAGACCAGCCCCCAAGACTGCTCCCTGTCCCTCAG GAGCAGCCAGGGCTTCCTGCATCTGAAGTTCGCACGGACCCGAGAGAACCAGTTGGTGCTGGGTCAGCACAGTGGCCCCTTCGCCAGCGTGCCCGAACTGGTGCTCCATTATAGCTCCCGCCCGCTGCCCGTGCAGGGCGCTGAGCATCTGGCCCTGCTGTACCCAGTGGTCTCACAGACCCCCTGA